One genomic segment of Deinococcus cellulosilyticus NBRC 106333 = KACC 11606 includes these proteins:
- a CDS encoding erythromycin esterase family protein: MADLNTLALAIKTAAHPLTGGSEDYDTLLQTIGDARFVLIGEASHGTHEFYRERARITRLLIEQKGFTAVAVEADWPDAYRVNRFVRGLGEDRDASEALGDFQRFPKWMWRNEDVHGFVSWLRDHNTRHADRQAGFHGIDLYSLHRSMEAVVEYLDTVDPQAAQRARQRYSCFEPYGEDPQEYGMATVYGTEEPCESEVVAQLMELRQRETELSQGGVLAEDEHFFAEQNARLALNAERYYRAVFHGREDTWNLRDAHMADTIDALFLHQKDQGLEPRIVVWAHNSHLGDARATEVNWRQNQQNVGQYVRERHPEDTFIIGLSTHHGEVTAADDWGQPAKRKTVRPALQNSVEDLLHEVGVQDFWLDLRADRNTLSALQESRLQRFIGVIYRPQTERWSHYYLTRPSDQYDALLYFDRTSALVPLDRTSGWEAGELPDTYPSGQ, encoded by the coding sequence ATGGCAGACCTGAACACCCTGGCACTGGCCATCAAAACTGCAGCCCATCCGCTCACAGGTGGATCAGAGGATTACGACACACTCCTGCAGACCATTGGAGACGCGCGTTTTGTGCTCATCGGGGAGGCCTCGCACGGCACCCATGAATTCTACCGGGAGCGGGCACGCATCACCCGATTGTTGATTGAGCAGAAAGGCTTCACGGCTGTGGCGGTCGAAGCAGACTGGCCTGATGCCTACCGGGTGAACCGCTTTGTGCGCGGTCTGGGAGAGGACAGAGATGCTTCAGAGGCCCTCGGGGACTTCCAGCGTTTCCCGAAATGGATGTGGCGCAACGAGGACGTGCATGGTTTTGTGAGCTGGTTGCGGGACCACAACACCCGTCATGCGGACAGGCAGGCAGGTTTTCATGGCATAGACCTGTACAGCCTGCACCGTTCCATGGAAGCCGTTGTTGAATATCTGGACACTGTGGACCCCCAGGCGGCACAGCGGGCCAGACAACGTTACAGTTGTTTTGAGCCTTACGGCGAGGACCCCCAGGAGTACGGCATGGCCACCGTGTATGGCACAGAGGAGCCCTGTGAAAGCGAGGTGGTGGCGCAACTGATGGAACTGCGTCAGCGGGAAACTGAACTCTCACAGGGTGGGGTGCTCGCCGAAGATGAGCACTTTTTTGCCGAGCAGAATGCCCGCCTGGCCCTCAACGCAGAGCGGTATTACCGGGCAGTGTTTCATGGCCGGGAAGACACCTGGAACCTGCGAGATGCCCACATGGCGGACACCATCGATGCCCTTTTTCTGCACCAGAAGGACCAGGGGCTGGAACCCAGAATTGTGGTCTGGGCCCACAACTCCCATCTGGGAGATGCGCGGGCCACCGAGGTGAACTGGCGGCAGAACCAGCAGAACGTGGGGCAGTACGTGCGTGAAAGGCACCCGGAGGACACCTTCATCATCGGTCTGAGCACCCACCACGGTGAGGTGACGGCTGCCGACGACTGGGGACAGCCTGCAAAGCGCAAAACCGTGAGGCCCGCGCTGCAAAACAGTGTGGAGGACCTGTTGCATGAGGTGGGGGTGCAGGATTTCTGGCTGGACCTGCGGGCAGACCGGAATACCCTGAGCGCCCTGCAGGAGAGCAGGCTGCAACGGTTCATCGGGGTGATCTACCGGCCCCAGACTGAACGCTGGAGCCATTATTACCTGACCCGACCTTCAGACCAGTACGACGCCCTGCTGTACTTTGACCGCACCTCCGCCCTGGTGCCTCTGGACCGGACCAGTGGATGGGAGGCCGGAGAACTCCCGGACACCTACCCTTCCGGGCAGTGA
- a CDS encoding PAS domain-containing sensor histidine kinase encodes MKPDPDVLMHLPPTAILNALQGPAWMADPACRVFLTNQAYQRHFGTGVFDAGQLEEWLPESHRKRVLNDFTCQRQTGEGFTLTFPLLEEQRENWYELSVTPIVDEGLRGWLGILRPLAETEGYLEALLENAPVGLGLMDRDYTLRVLNNTVIEDTPYTREDFQKHSLEELYPNTFPLLKPVLERVFLHGESPPPLEFESRYPRGNQPPAYWRVHYFPVRTRDGQMLGVGYISDNIRELKDTEARLREQQDFLLQITDAVPATLTVRDLRTYEVILSNRQMADFLGYSHQELEALPLAELTFPEDAGRFTSTIQRIGHLKEGEVLEDLMRMRHKDGEERWLYGRVVIFRRDEEGRPLVSINAGVDVTARVQAERLLRESEQRLKTITSSAPVMLWMSDRHRSSTFFNTAWFEFTGTLENEAAGWDWASFVHPEDHDHLMAVADQAWKNLQPYELEFRLKHHSGAHRWVMVRAVPEFSVEGEFQGYIGSTIDIHDRKLAEERIRQSELELQEMIRREKQFVQNAAHEFRNPLAAMQGNLDILVRHPNLPRSERLDVIEEVQWETLRLSRMVNDMLMLARGDMGLEFLIEDLDLTKVLQEVWDDARASNPHHAFRWNLPEKVNLRGDAERLAQLFSELLENAVKYSPPGAAITLDLQQDAEGVTLILQDQGAGISEVDLPHVFERFYRVDKARQRSGRAEGTGLGLPIARWIVEQHGGNIELYSVLDRGTTVQVWLPRDVE; translated from the coding sequence ATGAAGCCAGACCCTGATGTGTTGATGCATTTGCCTCCCACTGCGATCCTCAATGCCCTTCAGGGGCCAGCCTGGATGGCAGACCCTGCATGCAGGGTGTTCCTCACCAATCAGGCTTACCAGAGGCATTTTGGCACAGGGGTTTTCGATGCAGGGCAACTTGAAGAATGGCTGCCTGAAAGCCACCGTAAGCGGGTGCTGAATGACTTCACATGCCAGAGGCAGACAGGGGAGGGCTTCACCCTGACTTTCCCTTTGCTGGAAGAGCAACGGGAAAACTGGTATGAACTCAGCGTCACCCCCATTGTCGATGAAGGCTTGAGAGGCTGGCTGGGCATCCTGCGGCCCCTGGCAGAAACCGAAGGCTACCTGGAAGCTTTGCTGGAGAACGCTCCGGTGGGCCTGGGCCTGATGGACCGGGATTACACCCTCAGGGTGCTGAACAACACGGTGATCGAGGACACCCCTTACACCCGGGAGGATTTCCAGAAGCACTCCCTGGAGGAACTGTACCCCAACACCTTCCCCCTGCTGAAACCCGTTCTGGAACGGGTGTTTCTGCACGGCGAATCCCCACCCCCACTGGAATTCGAGTCCCGTTACCCCAGAGGCAACCAGCCACCAGCGTACTGGCGGGTGCACTACTTCCCGGTGCGCACCAGAGACGGTCAAATGCTGGGCGTGGGGTACATCAGTGACAACATCCGTGAACTGAAAGACACCGAGGCGAGGCTCAGGGAACAGCAGGACTTTCTGCTGCAGATCACCGACGCTGTGCCAGCCACACTCACCGTGCGGGACCTGCGCACCTACGAGGTGATCCTCTCCAACCGGCAGATGGCCGACTTCCTGGGGTACTCCCACCAGGAGCTTGAGGCCCTTCCCCTCGCAGAGCTGACCTTCCCGGAAGATGCCGGGCGCTTCACCTCCACCATTCAGCGCATCGGTCACCTGAAAGAGGGGGAGGTCCTTGAAGACCTGATGCGCATGCGCCACAAGGACGGAGAGGAACGCTGGCTGTACGGACGGGTGGTGATCTTTCGCAGGGACGAAGAAGGAAGGCCACTGGTCTCCATCAATGCTGGGGTGGATGTCACTGCCCGCGTGCAGGCTGAGCGCCTGCTCAGGGAAAGCGAACAGCGGCTGAAAACCATCACCAGCAGTGCCCCGGTGATGCTGTGGATGAGTGACCGCCACCGCTCCTCGACGTTCTTCAACACCGCATGGTTTGAGTTCACCGGAACGCTGGAAAACGAGGCAGCAGGGTGGGACTGGGCCAGCTTCGTTCATCCTGAAGACCATGACCACCTGATGGCGGTCGCCGATCAGGCCTGGAAGAACCTGCAACCGTATGAACTGGAATTTCGCCTGAAGCACCACAGCGGAGCCCACCGCTGGGTGATGGTCCGTGCCGTTCCCGAGTTCAGTGTGGAAGGGGAATTTCAGGGGTACATCGGCAGCACCATTGACATTCATGACCGCAAACTCGCCGAAGAACGCATCCGCCAGAGTGAACTGGAACTTCAGGAAATGATTCGCCGGGAGAAACAGTTTGTGCAGAATGCCGCCCATGAATTCCGCAACCCGCTGGCTGCCATGCAGGGCAACCTGGACATCCTGGTGCGTCACCCCAACCTGCCCCGTTCAGAGCGTCTGGACGTCATCGAAGAGGTGCAGTGGGAGACCCTCAGGCTCAGCCGCATGGTCAACGACATGCTGATGCTTGCGCGCGGAGACATGGGCCTCGAATTCCTGATTGAAGACCTTGACCTCACGAAGGTGCTGCAGGAGGTGTGGGATGACGCGCGGGCCAGCAACCCCCACCATGCGTTCAGGTGGAACCTCCCAGAAAAGGTGAATTTGAGGGGGGATGCTGAACGACTCGCCCAGCTTTTCTCTGAGCTGCTGGAAAATGCTGTGAAATACAGCCCTCCTGGTGCCGCCATCACCCTGGACCTGCAGCAGGATGCGGAGGGCGTCACCCTGATCTTGCAGGACCAGGGTGCAGGGATCAGCGAGGTGGACCTGCCCCATGTCTTCGAGCGCTTCTACCGGGTGGACAAGGCCAGACAGCGCTCCGGGCGCGCCGAAGGCACCGGTCTGGGCCTCCCGATTGCCCGCTGGATTGTGGAGCAGCATGGAGGGAACATCGAGCTTTACAGTGTCCTCGACAGGGGAACCACCGTTCAGGTGTGGTTGCCCCGGGATGTGGAGTGA